A single genomic interval of Halorubrum aethiopicum harbors:
- the prs gene encoding ribose-phosphate diphosphokinase yields MIVPGSSSQLLAAALAEETGRPLATATYDRFPDGERLAAVPEFDGEEATVVATTDSDEAWVELLQLQDAVREAGAERVTTVLPYMGYARQDESFRDGQPVSARAMARAVSAGTDRVVLVNPHEPGVADFYDVPVETVDAAGVLAAPLSDLRDPLFLAPDEGAIGIAETVRDAYGRGETDHFEKHRDRETGAVAVSPSDASVADRDVVVVDDIVATGSTMSEAVDVLVDRGAERVVAACVHPMLAANAVTKLRAAGVDRIVGTDTIERGCSVVSVAPVLAEALVADAIAEER; encoded by the coding sequence ATGATCGTACCCGGGTCGAGTTCGCAACTGCTCGCGGCCGCGCTCGCCGAGGAGACGGGTCGCCCGCTGGCGACTGCGACGTACGACCGCTTCCCGGACGGCGAGCGCCTCGCCGCCGTCCCGGAGTTCGACGGCGAGGAGGCGACCGTGGTCGCGACGACCGACTCCGACGAGGCGTGGGTCGAACTCCTCCAGCTCCAGGACGCCGTCCGCGAGGCCGGCGCGGAGCGCGTGACGACCGTGCTCCCGTACATGGGATACGCCAGACAGGACGAGTCGTTCCGCGACGGCCAGCCCGTCTCCGCGCGGGCGATGGCGCGGGCGGTCTCGGCCGGCACCGACCGCGTGGTGCTCGTCAACCCGCACGAGCCGGGGGTCGCCGACTTCTACGATGTCCCCGTCGAGACGGTCGACGCCGCGGGCGTCCTCGCGGCCCCCCTCTCGGACCTGCGTGACCCGCTCTTTCTCGCGCCCGACGAGGGGGCGATCGGGATCGCCGAGACCGTCCGGGACGCGTACGGCCGCGGCGAGACGGACCACTTCGAGAAGCACCGCGACCGCGAGACGGGCGCGGTCGCGGTCTCCCCCTCCGACGCCTCCGTCGCCGACCGCGACGTCGTCGTCGTCGACGACATCGTCGCCACCGGGTCGACGATGAGCGAGGCGGTCGACGTGTTGGTGGATCGCGGGGCCGAGCGCGTCGTCGCCGCCTGCGTCCACCCGATGCTGGCCGCGAACGCGGTGACGAAGCTACGGGCGGCGGGCGTCGACCGGATCGTCGGCACCGACACGATCGAGCGCGGCTGTAGCGTCGTCAGCGTCGCGCCGGTGCTCGCGGAGGCGCTCGTCGCGGACGCGATCGCGGAGGAGCGGTGA
- a CDS encoding TIGR00266 family protein, which yields MEYEFTHKPSYTHLIVTLEPGESIVAEPGALVGHSATVSMDTGTSRDGLLSSAKSLLGGESAFANEFTAEGGTGTVTFAPPSPGDVAAHELRDETLYTVDGAFLAATDGIDIDSEIGGLKSMLGEASLTPLALKGTGTAFVDSYGGLETIELDAGESYVLDNQHLVAWDDTIDYSIERVGGLKSSLLGGEGLVFEFTGPGTAWYQTRDMDALVSVLARRMPSQGE from the coding sequence ATGGAGTACGAGTTCACCCACAAGCCGTCGTACACGCACCTGATCGTCACGCTGGAGCCGGGCGAGTCGATCGTCGCCGAGCCGGGCGCGCTGGTCGGCCACTCCGCGACCGTCTCGATGGACACCGGCACGAGCCGGGACGGCCTGCTCAGTTCGGCGAAGTCGCTCCTGGGCGGGGAGTCCGCCTTCGCCAACGAGTTCACCGCCGAGGGCGGGACGGGGACGGTGACGTTCGCCCCGCCGTCACCCGGCGACGTCGCGGCCCACGAGCTTCGCGACGAGACGCTTTACACCGTCGACGGCGCGTTCCTCGCGGCCACCGACGGGATCGACATCGACTCCGAGATCGGCGGCCTCAAGTCGATGCTCGGCGAGGCCAGCCTGACGCCGCTGGCGCTGAAGGGGACCGGAACCGCCTTCGTCGACTCCTACGGCGGCCTCGAGACGATCGAACTGGACGCCGGCGAGTCCTACGTCCTGGACAACCAACACCTGGTCGCCTGGGACGACACGATCGACTACTCGATCGAGCGGGTCGGCGGCCTCAAATCGAGCCTCCTCGGCGGCGAGGGGCTCGTCTTCGAGTTCACCGGGCCGGGGACGGCGTGGTACCAGACGCGCGATATGGACGCGCTGGTGTCGGTGCTCGCGCGCCGGATGCCGAGTCAGGGCGAATAA
- a CDS encoding COX15/CtaA family protein, with the protein MSLRPAWLTFRRYAAATTGMTLTLFALGVYTAATGSGLACQAQWPLCSDQFIPTLTINPDFIEWFHRVWAMVTGFLIVGVAGWSWIGSLDRRTRIAATLAVAILPVQIAVGAITVTIGGLVPGGYTVSTHAAHLIVALGIFTLLGLATMWGGGRAGSARLLRVALGVAVGGILASAVFSRAVPLLTYSPGGQAAFYVAGLGAHLGLVAALVVATDAIDGGVPGLDASTARTVRRLAAGSMAALVVTLLLGRDLVLYTVAWQRANLVALAVAFALAAGAARVLRGSDAVTERSTPVGGD; encoded by the coding sequence ATGAGTCTTCGGCCCGCGTGGCTGACGTTCCGGCGGTACGCGGCGGCGACGACGGGGATGACGCTGACGCTGTTCGCGCTCGGCGTCTACACCGCGGCGACGGGCTCCGGACTGGCGTGTCAGGCCCAGTGGCCGCTCTGTTCGGACCAGTTCATCCCCACGCTGACGATCAACCCCGACTTCATCGAGTGGTTCCACCGCGTGTGGGCCATGGTCACCGGCTTCCTGATCGTCGGCGTGGCCGGCTGGAGCTGGATCGGCTCGCTCGACCGGCGGACCCGGATCGCGGCGACGCTCGCGGTCGCGATCCTCCCGGTCCAGATCGCGGTCGGCGCGATCACGGTCACGATCGGCGGGCTCGTCCCCGGCGGGTACACGGTGTCGACGCACGCCGCCCACCTGATCGTCGCGCTCGGCATATTCACGCTGCTCGGTCTGGCGACGATGTGGGGCGGCGGACGCGCGGGGTCCGCCCGGCTCCTCCGGGTCGCGCTCGGCGTCGCCGTCGGCGGGATCCTCGCGAGCGCCGTCTTCTCGCGGGCCGTGCCGCTCCTCACCTACTCGCCCGGCGGACAGGCCGCCTTCTACGTCGCCGGCCTGGGCGCGCACCTCGGGCTGGTCGCGGCGCTCGTCGTCGCAACCGACGCGATCGACGGCGGCGTCCCCGGCCTCGACGCCTCGACCGCGCGGACGGTCCGGCGGCTCGCGGCCGGATCGATGGCGGCGCTCGTCGTCACCCTGCTTCTCGGCCGTGACCTGGTGTTGTACACCGTCGCGTGGCAGCGGGCGAACCTCGTCGCGCTCGCGGTCGCGTTCGCGCTCGCCGCGGGCGCGGCGCGGGTGCTCCGGGGATCCGACGCCGTGACCGAGCGATCGACGCCCGTCGGCGGCGACTAG
- a CDS encoding ArgE/DapE family deacylase: MTTSVLREAIGERVEENRDRLVEFLEELVSARSLPGEEGPAQEVMKAKFRDLDLEVDVWEPDADALREHPGFFETTPYLEYGYEGRENVAAVDAATDEDGRSLVVSGHVDVVNPDPVDDWTYDPWDPTVEDGRMYGRGTMDMKGGIAAFVHAYECLRDLGIDLAGELTLQTTIEEEAGGVGGVLSALERGYRPDAAIVAEPSGVPKIGVASAGVLYFRVTVPGKTAHTAYKFLGVDAVGKAFEVYRALEAYHDDLNDRIEDYGPALNQYPEAAGSTANLSLTNIEVPGSWTSTVPGEAVMEFRVGWPPTANLDRHEVREEVEEVVATVAAEDEWLSEHPPELEWFGWSTDPHEIDYDSDFYRLVCEETEEVTGGSVEHRGGLGGNDERFYNRYYGIPTPSVGPEGGNGHGADEFVEIDSLVEAAQIHALTMVDWCGVN, encoded by the coding sequence ATGACAACGAGTGTCTTACGGGAGGCGATCGGCGAGCGCGTCGAGGAGAACCGGGATCGCCTGGTCGAGTTCCTGGAGGAGCTCGTCTCGGCTCGATCGCTGCCCGGCGAGGAGGGGCCGGCACAGGAGGTGATGAAGGCGAAGTTCCGCGACCTGGACCTCGAGGTGGACGTCTGGGAGCCGGACGCCGACGCGCTCCGCGAGCATCCGGGCTTCTTCGAGACGACGCCGTACTTGGAGTACGGGTACGAGGGGCGCGAGAACGTCGCGGCGGTCGACGCGGCGACTGACGAGGACGGTCGGTCGCTCGTCGTGAGCGGCCACGTCGACGTCGTCAACCCCGACCCCGTCGACGACTGGACGTACGACCCCTGGGACCCCACGGTCGAGGACGGGCGGATGTACGGTCGGGGGACGATGGACATGAAGGGCGGCATCGCCGCGTTCGTCCACGCCTACGAGTGTCTCCGGGACCTCGGGATCGACCTCGCCGGCGAGCTGACGCTCCAGACGACGATCGAGGAGGAGGCCGGCGGGGTCGGCGGCGTCCTCTCGGCGCTGGAGCGCGGCTACCGCCCCGACGCCGCGATCGTCGCCGAGCCGTCGGGCGTGCCGAAGATCGGCGTCGCCAGCGCCGGGGTCCTGTACTTCCGCGTCACCGTCCCCGGAAAGACGGCACACACCGCCTACAAGTTCCTCGGCGTCGACGCGGTCGGGAAGGCGTTCGAGGTGTACCGAGCGCTGGAGGCGTACCACGACGATCTCAACGACCGCATCGAGGACTACGGCCCCGCGCTCAACCAGTACCCGGAGGCGGCGGGCAGCACCGCCAACCTGAGTCTGACGAACATCGAGGTGCCCGGCTCGTGGACATCGACCGTTCCCGGCGAGGCGGTCATGGAGTTCCGGGTCGGCTGGCCACCGACCGCGAATCTCGACCGACACGAGGTCCGCGAGGAGGTCGAGGAGGTCGTCGCCACGGTCGCGGCCGAAGACGAGTGGCTGAGCGAGCACCCGCCGGAACTCGAGTGGTTCGGCTGGAGCACGGACCCGCACGAGATCGACTACGACAGCGACTTCTACCGGCTCGTCTGCGAGGAGACGGAGGAGGTCACCGGCGGGAGCGTGGAACACCGGGGGGGCCTCGGCGGCAACGACGAGCGGTTCTACAACCGGTACTACGGGATCCCGACGCCGAGCGTCGGCCCGGAGGGCGGCAACGGACACGGGGCCGACGAGTTCGTCGAGATCGACTCGCTCGTGGAGGCGGCGCAGATCCACGCGCTCACGATGGTCGACTGGTGCGGGGTGAACTGA
- a CDS encoding alcohol dehydrogenase catalytic domain-containing protein → MRAAVLREYGEELAIRDLPEPEPGPDDAVVRVDACGVCRSDWHAWKGHGEWADDRVPRGQVLGHEPAGEVVAVGDAVDRFAPGDRVVVPFSLGDGTCPHCRRGHGNVCADGSALGFEADAPGAFAERVAVPRADYNLVERPSWLPARDAAALGCRYMTAYHALRERAGIAGGDRVAVHGCGGVGLSAVQIAAAVGARVVAVDVDGDALSRAADLGAAETVRAGGGDGGGAADSTTSVPERIRSLTDGGVDVSMDALGIAETCRNSVRSVRPRGTHVQVGLTTEAERGEVSLPTDWMTRWEVSFLGARGMPPTNYDDLFALVEATGIDPGALVTRELALSEVSDRLAAMDDYDVRGVEVVTEF, encoded by the coding sequence ATGCGCGCGGCCGTCCTTCGCGAGTACGGCGAGGAGTTGGCGATCCGAGACCTCCCCGAGCCGGAGCCGGGGCCGGACGACGCGGTCGTCCGCGTCGACGCCTGCGGGGTCTGTCGGAGCGACTGGCACGCCTGGAAGGGCCACGGCGAGTGGGCCGACGACCGGGTCCCCCGCGGCCAGGTGCTCGGCCACGAGCCCGCGGGCGAGGTCGTCGCCGTCGGCGACGCGGTCGACCGGTTCGCCCCCGGCGACCGCGTCGTGGTGCCCTTCTCGCTCGGCGACGGGACGTGCCCGCACTGCCGGCGCGGCCACGGCAACGTCTGTGCGGACGGGAGCGCCCTCGGCTTCGAGGCCGACGCGCCCGGCGCGTTCGCCGAGCGGGTCGCCGTCCCCCGCGCCGACTACAACCTCGTCGAGCGCCCGTCGTGGCTGCCCGCCCGCGACGCCGCGGCGCTCGGCTGTCGGTACATGACCGCCTACCACGCGCTCCGCGAGCGCGCCGGGATCGCCGGCGGCGACCGGGTGGCCGTCCACGGCTGCGGGGGCGTCGGGCTCTCGGCGGTCCAGATCGCGGCCGCCGTCGGCGCGCGGGTCGTCGCCGTCGACGTCGACGGCGACGCGCTCTCGCGGGCCGCGGACCTCGGCGCGGCGGAGACGGTACGGGCGGGCGGTGGAGACGGAGGAGGGGCGGCCGACTCGACCACGTCCGTCCCCGAGCGGATCCGCTCGCTCACCGACGGCGGCGTCGACGTCTCGATGGACGCGCTGGGTATCGCGGAGACGTGCCGCAACTCCGTCCGGTCGGTCCGTCCGCGCGGGACCCACGTCCAGGTCGGACTGACCACGGAGGCGGAGCGCGGCGAGGTGTCGCTGCCGACCGACTGGATGACCCGCTGGGAGGTGTCATTCCTCGGTGCGCGCGGGATGCCGCCGACGAACTACGACGACCTCTTCGCGCTCGTCGAGGCGACCGGGATCGACCCCGGCGCGCTCGTGACGCGGGAACTGGCGTTGTCGGAGGTCTCCGACCGGCTCGCCGCGATGGACGACTACGACGTGCGCGGCGTCGAGGTCGTCACCGAGTTCTGA
- a CDS encoding replication factor C large subunit: MADWTERYRPSTLSEVRGNDKARDAFAEWARSWDDHREAVILHGSPGVGKTSAAHALANDMGWETVELNASDQRTADVIERFAGRAARNATLGGSAAGGGASGGDTASRQLVILDEADNIHGNYDRGGASAITELVKESGQPIVLIANEFYDISRGLRNACQEIEFRDVSARSIMPVLRDVCRKEGIEFESDALQRIAERNRGDLRGAINDLQAACEGRSSIAVEDVVTADRDKAMGIFPFLDAVLKEESAEESLRSAYAVDETPDDLTKWIEDNMLSVYDAAEATRAYDFLANADVWLGRVRASQNYTYWRYATDNAAAGVAAARDGTKGGWTRYGRPQFWPSSDSTADEVVGRIAEASGCSVATARREVLPFLAAITHHCKPRELTVAMAAAYDLDEAGVAFVTGSGESTNKVESIVEDAQERREARMADHAEGAFAGGGARASDSSDAGDGAGRDREGRDAERDADGATDHGGTDHGGQNGGGSNDGDDAEEDGDAGGDDGQSGLSDFV, from the coding sequence ATGGCCGACTGGACGGAGCGGTACCGCCCGAGCACGCTCTCGGAGGTCCGCGGCAACGACAAGGCCCGCGACGCCTTCGCGGAGTGGGCGCGCTCGTGGGACGACCACCGCGAGGCCGTCATCCTCCACGGCAGCCCGGGCGTCGGGAAGACGAGCGCGGCACACGCGCTGGCGAACGACATGGGCTGGGAGACGGTGGAGCTGAACGCCTCCGACCAGCGGACCGCCGACGTGATAGAGCGGTTCGCCGGGCGCGCGGCCCGAAACGCGACCCTCGGCGGGAGCGCGGCCGGCGGCGGCGCGAGCGGCGGCGACACCGCCTCCAGACAGCTCGTGATCCTCGACGAGGCCGACAACATCCACGGCAACTACGACCGCGGCGGGGCCTCCGCGATCACGGAACTCGTGAAGGAGTCGGGCCAGCCGATCGTCCTCATCGCCAACGAGTTCTACGACATCTCCCGCGGCCTGCGGAACGCGTGTCAGGAGATCGAGTTCCGCGACGTCTCCGCGCGCTCCATCATGCCCGTCCTGCGGGACGTCTGCCGCAAGGAGGGGATCGAGTTCGAGTCCGACGCCCTCCAGCGGATCGCCGAGCGCAACCGCGGCGACCTGCGGGGCGCGATAAACGACCTCCAGGCGGCCTGCGAGGGCCGGTCGTCGATCGCGGTCGAGGACGTCGTCACCGCCGACCGCGACAAGGCGATGGGGATCTTCCCGTTCCTCGACGCGGTGCTCAAAGAGGAGTCCGCGGAGGAGTCGCTCCGGTCGGCGTACGCCGTCGACGAGACGCCCGACGACCTCACGAAGTGGATCGAGGACAACATGCTCTCCGTGTACGACGCGGCCGAGGCGACCCGCGCGTACGACTTCCTCGCGAACGCGGACGTCTGGCTGGGTCGCGTGCGCGCCAGCCAGAACTACACCTACTGGCGGTACGCCACCGACAACGCGGCCGCGGGCGTCGCCGCCGCCCGCGACGGGACCAAGGGCGGGTGGACCCGGTACGGCCGCCCGCAGTTCTGGCCCTCCTCCGATTCGACCGCCGACGAGGTGGTCGGCCGGATCGCCGAGGCGAGCGGCTGTAGCGTCGCCACCGCGCGCCGGGAGGTGTTGCCGTTCCTCGCCGCGATCACCCACCACTGTAAGCCCCGCGAGCTCACCGTGGCGATGGCGGCCGCCTACGATCTCGACGAGGCCGGCGTGGCGTTCGTCACCGGCTCGGGCGAATCGACGAACAAGGTCGAGTCGATCGTCGAGGACGCGCAGGAACGTCGCGAGGCGCGTATGGCCGATCACGCAGAGGGCGCGTTCGCCGGCGGGGGCGCACGCGCGAGCGACTCGAGCGACGCGGGCGACGGTGCCGGCCGCGACCGCGAGGGACGCGACGCCGAACGGGACGCCGACGGAGCGACGGACCACGGAGGGACGGACCACGGCGGGCAGAACGGTGGAGGGTCGAACGACGGCGATGACGCCGAGGAGGACGGCGACGCCGGAGGCGACGACGGGCAGTCGGGGCTGAGCGACTTCGTATAG
- a CDS encoding sensor histidine kinase, with protein MSSGADPRPGVAYRRPDGDPDRLDLESAGDPELPVEDLPHDAWLDAVHPEDRDRLREELAAGDVDVAYRVGRDGDHRTWVHEHGRRVENGDVIGYLLPAYDRVERQRRLEQQRERLEEFASVVSHDLRNPLSVAVGNLELAREFAGDDAIERIDRAHDALDRMDDLISDLLSLAREGRSVEATAETDLSRVVDRAWATVGRTANAELVVEEPLPRIECDHDRLRQALENLFRNAIEHGSADGIDADVASVGENATLVRGGSNPVDGDATDDRRADADGVHVLVGRTDDGFYVADDGPGIPEEEREEVFEPGHTTAEEGTGFGLAIVERIAEAHGWTVSVTEGRDGGARFEFAGVETHGEGGGTAGDETASDGTGDETTVNDDIADEEVADNDIGGDEAAGETTAGGSSRSAE; from the coding sequence ATGTCCTCGGGGGCCGATCCGCGACCGGGCGTCGCCTACCGACGACCGGACGGTGATCCCGACCGACTCGATCTCGAGTCCGCCGGCGACCCGGAGCTTCCGGTCGAGGATCTCCCGCACGACGCCTGGCTCGACGCGGTCCACCCGGAGGACCGCGATCGCCTCCGGGAGGAGCTCGCGGCCGGCGACGTCGACGTCGCCTACCGGGTCGGCCGCGACGGCGACCACCGCACGTGGGTCCACGAGCACGGTCGGCGCGTCGAGAACGGAGACGTGATCGGCTACCTGCTCCCCGCGTACGATCGGGTCGAACGACAGCGCCGGCTCGAACAGCAGCGCGAGCGGCTCGAGGAGTTCGCGAGCGTCGTGAGCCACGACCTCCGGAACCCGCTTTCGGTCGCGGTCGGCAACCTCGAGTTGGCCCGCGAGTTCGCCGGCGACGACGCGATCGAACGGATCGACCGCGCGCACGACGCGTTGGACCGGATGGACGACCTCATCTCGGACCTCCTCTCTCTCGCCCGCGAGGGCCGGTCCGTCGAGGCGACCGCCGAGACCGACCTCAGCCGCGTCGTCGACCGGGCGTGGGCCACGGTCGGGCGGACGGCGAACGCCGAACTGGTCGTCGAGGAGCCGCTCCCGCGGATCGAGTGTGACCACGACCGGCTTCGACAGGCCCTCGAGAACCTCTTTCGGAACGCGATCGAACACGGGTCGGCCGACGGGATCGACGCGGACGTGGCGTCGGTCGGCGAGAACGCGACGCTCGTCCGCGGCGGTTCGAACCCGGTCGACGGGGACGCGACCGACGACCGTCGAGCCGACGCCGACGGCGTGCACGTCCTCGTCGGCCGAACCGACGACGGGTTCTACGTCGCCGACGACGGGCCGGGAATCCCCGAGGAGGAGCGCGAGGAAGTGTTCGAACCCGGCCACACGACCGCAGAGGAGGGGACGGGGTTCGGGCTCGCGATCGTCGAGCGGATCGCCGAGGCGCACGGGTGGACCGTCTCCGTGACCGAGGGCCGCGACGGCGGCGCTCGCTTCGAGTTCGCCGGCGTCGAAACGCATGGGGAGGGGGGAGGGACCGCGGGTGACGAGACCGCGAGTGACGGGACCGGAGACGAGACGACCGTGAACGACGACATTGCGGACGAAGAAGTCGCGGACAACGACATCGGGGGCGACGAGGCCGCGGGCGAAACGACCGCCGGCGGTAGCTCTCGCTCCGCCGAGTGA
- a CDS encoding geranylgeranylglycerol-phosphate geranylgeranyltransferase, whose translation MQDTLRGALELTRPGNCVAAGVLTATGAFVAGIGDATLAAAVAVVTTAIAVAAGNAINDYFDREIDAINQPNRPIPRGAVSPRGALAFSAALFAAAIGFAAFLPLAALAIAAVNLVALVTYTTVFKGTPGLGNALVSYLVGSTFLFGGAAVGGLDAPLVLAALAALSTFTREVIKDVEDLAGDREEGLRTLPVAVGERRALWVGAGTLLVAVAVSPLPYLLGTFGAVYLVVVAVADAVMLYACYEGFSDPTAAQSRFKYGTFLATAAFVVGRAALLL comes from the coding sequence TTGCAAGACACGTTACGTGGGGCACTGGAGCTGACGCGGCCGGGGAACTGCGTCGCCGCCGGCGTGTTGACCGCCACCGGCGCGTTCGTGGCCGGGATCGGCGACGCGACGCTCGCGGCGGCGGTCGCGGTCGTCACGACCGCCATCGCGGTCGCCGCCGGCAACGCGATCAACGACTACTTCGACCGCGAGATCGACGCGATAAATCAGCCGAACCGGCCGATCCCGCGCGGCGCGGTCTCCCCGCGCGGCGCGCTCGCGTTCTCCGCGGCGCTCTTCGCCGCCGCGATCGGGTTCGCCGCCTTCCTCCCGCTCGCGGCCCTCGCCATCGCCGCGGTCAACCTGGTCGCGCTCGTCACCTACACCACGGTGTTCAAGGGGACGCCGGGGCTCGGGAACGCGCTCGTCTCCTACCTCGTCGGCTCGACGTTCCTCTTCGGCGGGGCCGCGGTCGGGGGTCTCGACGCGCCGCTCGTGCTGGCCGCGCTGGCGGCGCTCTCGACGTTCACCCGCGAGGTGATAAAGGACGTCGAGGACCTCGCCGGCGACCGCGAGGAGGGCCTCCGGACGCTCCCCGTCGCGGTCGGCGAGCGCCGGGCGCTGTGGGTCGGGGCCGGTACCCTCCTCGTCGCCGTCGCGGTCAGCCCGCTACCATACCTCCTCGGCACCTTCGGGGCGGTCTACCTCGTCGTCGTCGCCGTCGCGGACGCGGTGATGCTGTACGCCTGCTACGAGGGCTTTTCGGACCCGACCGCGGCACAGAGCCGCTTCAAGTACGGGACGTTCCTCGCGACGGCGGCGTTCGTCGTCGGGCGCGCGGCGCTGCTGCTCTGA
- a CDS encoding polysaccharide deacetylase family protein, which produces MSDSPWPDGYRSAACFTFDLDADEIWNLRIERDDAWDTPPIRTRGEFGPNVAVPRILELFDRYDLQCTFFVPGKVAEDWPETVRAIHEAGHEIGHHGYRHVNPSNFDSRAEEEADVKEALDVFDDLIGETPVGYRSPASDLSDHTLELLADNGIRWESTLMDSDLPYVHDEGIVEVPFDWSLDDWPYFGYQMYPQLPYQSGISPTGPVFDSWRREFDGLHERERAFTLTMHPQIIGRAGRIDALEELIQHALSTGDTWITTGKEIADRWESGED; this is translated from the coding sequence ATGTCAGATTCCCCCTGGCCGGACGGCTATCGGAGCGCCGCGTGTTTCACCTTCGATCTGGACGCCGACGAGATCTGGAACCTCCGGATCGAGCGCGACGACGCCTGGGACACCCCGCCGATCCGAACGCGCGGGGAGTTCGGCCCGAACGTCGCCGTCCCGCGGATACTCGAACTGTTCGACAGGTACGATCTTCAGTGTACGTTCTTCGTCCCCGGGAAGGTGGCCGAGGACTGGCCGGAGACGGTCCGGGCCATCCACGAGGCCGGCCACGAGATCGGCCACCACGGATACCGGCACGTCAACCCCTCGAACTTCGACTCTCGGGCCGAGGAGGAGGCGGACGTCAAGGAAGCGCTCGACGTCTTCGACGACCTCATCGGCGAGACCCCCGTCGGCTACCGGAGCCCGGCCTCCGACCTGAGCGACCACACGCTCGAGCTGCTCGCCGACAACGGGATCCGGTGGGAGTCGACGCTCATGGACTCCGACCTCCCGTACGTCCACGACGAGGGCATAGTGGAGGTCCCGTTCGACTGGTCGCTCGACGACTGGCCGTACTTCGGGTATCAGATGTACCCGCAGCTCCCGTATCAGAGCGGCATCTCGCCCACGGGACCAGTGTTCGACTCGTGGCGACGGGAGTTCGACGGGCTCCACGAGCGGGAGCGCGCGTTCACCCTCACGATGCACCCGCAGATCATCGGCCGCGCCGGCCGCATCGACGCGCTCGAGGAGCTGATCCAGCACGCTCTCTCGACCGGCGACACGTGGATCACGACGGGGAAGGAGATCGCGGACCGGTGGGAGTCCGGAGAGGACTGA
- a CDS encoding HVO_0476 family zinc finger protein, translating into MTETGDRVGLVCPSCSPGEETVHEVLKPGGQATVRCTDCGHTHKAEIPEEETIDLTIVVSQGGDSFTTEMEVPAEGGVETGEEFVVDTEDALMQVRITGIELGPEHRVEDAAITSVETLWTRAVDNVAVDVTLHPKDGDADRTRSVRVNVPGDMEFVVGETVEFGDEEFTIEGLHIRDDAPEYRHEKLDHAGDMAYAKDLKRIYGRDESLTAWSAW; encoded by the coding sequence ATGACCGAAACCGGAGACCGAGTCGGTCTCGTCTGCCCGTCGTGTTCGCCGGGCGAGGAGACCGTCCACGAGGTGTTGAAACCCGGCGGCCAGGCCACCGTCCGGTGTACCGACTGCGGCCACACGCACAAAGCGGAGATCCCCGAGGAGGAGACGATCGACCTCACCATCGTCGTCTCGCAGGGCGGCGACTCCTTCACCACCGAGATGGAGGTCCCCGCCGAGGGCGGCGTCGAGACCGGCGAGGAGTTCGTCGTCGACACCGAGGACGCGCTGATGCAGGTCCGGATCACCGGGATCGAACTCGGCCCCGAACACCGCGTCGAGGACGCCGCGATAACGAGCGTCGAGACGCTGTGGACCCGCGCGGTCGACAACGTCGCCGTCGACGTCACGCTCCACCCGAAGGACGGCGACGCCGACCGGACCCGCTCGGTCCGCGTGAACGTCCCCGGCGACATGGAGTTCGTCGTCGGCGAGACCGTCGAGTTCGGCGACGAGGAGTTCACGATCGAGGGACTCCACATCCGCGATGACGCCCCCGAGTACCGCCACGAGAAGCTCGACCACGCCGGCGACATGGCGTACGCGAAGGACCTCAAGCGGATCTACGGCCGCGACGAGAGCCTGACCGCCTGGTCCGCCTGGTAG